The Pseudomonas eucalypticola genome has a window encoding:
- a CDS encoding glycosyltransferase family 2 protein — translation MGVLLDHLNAWLAQIEGPNGHWQLFLMVFPYFLLLEVPLNLLVLLGTLRWFIREHSAVPLHRNWHPRVSVIITCYSEGKDVELTLRSLAEQTYPGMIEIIPIVDGASANATTTEVVRRFKAEQRLPANRVLRPIAKWQRGGRVSSLNTGLAFSSGEILINVDGDTSFDNDMVVRMVRHFVDPKVPAVAGSLRVRNARQSWIARIQALEYLLSIHMCKIGLAEWNLVNNVSGAFGAFRRDFLRQIGGWDTHTAEDLDLTLRIKSYFRRYRLRIPFEPRAIGHTDAPSTLRSFLDQRLRWDGDLFFVYLRKHRHAFTPRLLGWPNFLMLMLSGLFFQLVLPFIILGYSLVAVFILPFSAFVFYSLLIYALYLAMSGLLYLGLMLMVSERPRQDLALIWILPFYPLAMYALRCWSVVAILNETLRRGHEESSMAPWWVLKRANRF, via the coding sequence ATGGGCGTGTTACTGGACCACCTCAACGCCTGGCTGGCGCAGATCGAGGGGCCCAACGGTCACTGGCAATTATTCCTGATGGTCTTCCCGTACTTTTTGCTTCTGGAAGTGCCGCTCAACCTGCTGGTGCTGCTGGGTACCCTGCGCTGGTTCATTCGCGAGCACAGTGCGGTGCCGTTGCACCGCAACTGGCACCCGCGAGTGTCGGTGATCATCACCTGCTACAGCGAGGGCAAGGACGTCGAGCTGACCCTGCGTAGCCTGGCCGAACAGACGTACCCGGGGATGATCGAGATCATCCCTATCGTCGACGGCGCCAGCGCCAACGCCACGACCACCGAGGTGGTGCGCCGCTTCAAGGCCGAGCAACGCCTGCCGGCCAACCGCGTGCTGCGGCCCATCGCCAAGTGGCAGCGGGGTGGCCGGGTGTCGTCGCTGAACACCGGCCTGGCCTTCAGCAGTGGCGAGATCCTGATCAACGTCGACGGCGATACGTCGTTCGACAACGACATGGTGGTGCGCATGGTGCGCCACTTCGTCGACCCCAAGGTGCCGGCAGTGGCGGGCAGCCTGCGGGTGCGCAACGCCCGCCAGTCGTGGATCGCGCGCATCCAGGCGCTGGAGTATCTGCTGTCGATCCACATGTGCAAGATCGGCCTGGCGGAGTGGAACCTGGTGAACAATGTCTCCGGGGCCTTCGGCGCGTTTCGCCGCGACTTCCTGCGCCAGATCGGCGGCTGGGATACCCATACCGCCGAAGACCTGGACCTGACCCTGCGCATCAAGAGCTACTTCCGCCGCTACCGCTTGCGCATACCCTTCGAACCACGGGCCATCGGCCACACCGACGCACCGTCGACCCTGCGCAGCTTCCTCGACCAGCGCCTGCGCTGGGACGGTGACCTGTTCTTCGTCTACCTGCGCAAGCACCGCCATGCGTTCACGCCACGGCTGCTGGGCTGGCCGAACTTCCTCATGCTGATGCTCAGCGGGCTGTTCTTCCAGCTGGTGCTGCCCTTCATCATCCTGGGCTACAGCCTGGTGGCGGTGTTCATCCTGCCATTCAGTGCCTTCGTGTTCTATTCGCTGCTGATCTACGCCCTCTACCTGGCCATGAGCGGCCTGTTGTACCTGGGCCTGATGCTGATGGTCAGCGAACGGCCGCGCCAGGACCTGGCGCTGATCTGGATATTGCCGTTCTACCCCTTGGCGATGTACGCCCTGCGTTGCTGGAGCGTGGTCGCCATTCTCAATGAAACCCTGCGGCGCGGGCACGAGGAATCGAGCATGGCGCCCTGGTGGGTACTCAAACGGGCCAACCGGTTCTAA
- a CDS encoding diguanylate cyclase, with the protein MPASTLRLAILGPGHDALPPASPRFTDPAALFAQPPCDVVVLTAGGEQNARWAEQLRRHPAYGLTLIYCTTDHPLTQALTDGPLPGQLHAAWQQWQERLAVFNLGRAPEGLEAQVLAYLWLRAPGTLKAVRAPLSPGHYSYPLVDALGDDQVNAHALVHNLAQRHLLDSTALVDRIRLCRSCGSGHLNYVDVCVECTALDIVRQPSLHCFTCGHIGAQAEYLKDGVLVCPNCLTRLRHIGTDYDRPLENYRCNACQAFFVDADVEARCLDCGQHHAPDQLQVREIRDYQLSETGQLTARQGLERSSDAYFGGLAMVGVSTFKTLLDWQLELIARHGTPTFALLGLRFRNLGVTLRRLGPQRGHALLDSLIERIQVAIRETDRCTRTSEEHLWLLLMYTDAPGLRTVTERLNQISELFVGQDLQDIQLTTSGCVAPGDLIEKEDAELLMARLAGAL; encoded by the coding sequence ATGCCCGCTTCTACCCTGCGCCTCGCCATACTTGGCCCCGGCCATGACGCTTTACCCCCCGCCAGCCCCCGCTTCACCGACCCCGCGGCGCTGTTTGCACAGCCGCCTTGCGACGTCGTGGTACTCACCGCAGGCGGCGAGCAGAATGCCCGCTGGGCCGAGCAACTGCGCCGCCACCCGGCCTACGGCCTGACCCTGATCTACTGCACCACCGATCACCCCCTGACCCAGGCCCTGACCGATGGCCCGTTGCCCGGCCAACTGCACGCCGCGTGGCAGCAGTGGCAGGAACGCCTGGCGGTGTTCAACCTGGGTCGCGCCCCCGAAGGCCTTGAAGCCCAGGTGCTGGCCTACCTGTGGTTGCGCGCGCCCGGCACCCTTAAAGCCGTGCGCGCGCCCCTGTCACCGGGGCACTACAGCTACCCGTTGGTGGATGCGCTGGGCGATGACCAGGTCAACGCCCATGCCCTTGTACACAACCTTGCGCAACGGCATCTGCTCGACAGCACCGCGCTGGTGGACCGCATCCGCCTGTGCCGCAGTTGCGGCAGCGGCCACCTGAACTACGTGGACGTGTGCGTGGAATGCACGGCCCTGGACATCGTGCGCCAGCCATCGCTGCACTGCTTCACCTGCGGCCACATCGGTGCCCAGGCCGAGTACCTCAAGGACGGTGTGCTGGTGTGCCCCAATTGCCTGACCCGCCTGCGTCACATCGGCACTGACTACGACCGGCCGCTGGAGAACTACCGCTGCAATGCCTGCCAGGCCTTCTTCGTCGACGCGGATGTCGAGGCGCGCTGCCTGGACTGCGGCCAGCACCACGCCCCCGACCAATTGCAGGTGCGCGAAATCCGCGATTACCAGTTGTCCGAAACCGGCCAGTTGACCGCGCGCCAGGGCCTGGAGCGCAGCAGCGACGCCTATTTCGGCGGGCTGGCCATGGTAGGGGTCAGCACCTTCAAGACCTTGCTCGACTGGCAACTGGAGCTGATCGCCCGCCATGGCACGCCGACCTTCGCGTTGCTGGGCCTGCGCTTCCGCAACCTGGGGGTCACCCTGCGCCGCCTGGGCCCGCAACGGGGCCACGCGCTGCTCGACAGCCTGATCGAGCGTATTCAGGTGGCGATCCGCGAGACTGACCGTTGCACCCGCACCAGCGAAGAACACCTGTGGCTGCTACTGATGTACACGGATGCGCCAGGCCTGCGGACGGTGACCGAGCGCCTCAACCAGATCAGCGAACTGTTCGTGGGCCAGGACCTGCAGGACATCCAGTTGACCACCAGCGGCTGCGTGGCGCCGGGGGACCTGATCGAGAAGGAAGATGCCGAACTGCTGATGGCGCGTCTGGCCGGGGCACTCTGA
- the poxB gene encoding ubiquinone-dependent pyruvate dehydrogenase, whose protein sequence is MPTAADFMVNTLKQAGVQRVYGVVGDSLNGFTDSMRRLGGLDWVHMRNEESGAFAAGAEAHLTGELAVCAGSCGPGNLHLINGLFDCHRSGVPVLAIAAHIPSSEIGIDYFQATHPESLFKDCSHYVELVSRPQQLPQVLERAMRVAVSRRGVAVVVIPGDVALESLDAPVSQWLAPQPPVVVPEALQLDELAHFLEAGKRITLLCGAGCAGAHEEVVALARRLKAPIVHALRGKEHLEYDNPYDVGMTGLIGFASGFNAMKACDTLLMLGTNFPYRQFFPEHGRVAQIDLRPEALGNRCPLKLGVIGDVRHTLQQLLPRLAERTDTAHLDTALADYAKTRKDLDNLAESGPNSATIHPQYVSRLVSEMADADAIFTCDVGTPTAWAARYLKMNGQRRLIGSFNHGSMANAMLQAIGAQAACPGRQVVSLSGDGGFSMMMGDFLTLKQARLPVKVIVLNNGTLGFVEMEMKASGFVDVGCDLENPNFAAMAEAMGVKGIRVEKPQDLEAALAEAFAHDGPVLVDVVSERQELIMPPEITAANVKGFGLFMMRAVLDGRAKELVNLAKGNWWR, encoded by the coding sequence ATGCCCACAGCCGCCGATTTCATGGTCAACACCCTCAAGCAGGCAGGCGTCCAGCGCGTCTACGGCGTGGTTGGCGATTCGCTCAATGGCTTCACCGATTCCATGCGCCGCCTCGGCGGCCTGGACTGGGTGCACATGCGCAACGAAGAGTCCGGCGCGTTCGCCGCCGGCGCCGAAGCGCACCTGACCGGCGAACTGGCGGTGTGTGCCGGCAGTTGCGGGCCAGGCAACCTGCACTTGATCAACGGCCTGTTCGATTGCCACCGCAGCGGTGTACCCGTGCTGGCGATCGCCGCACACATTCCCAGCAGCGAAATAGGCATCGACTATTTCCAGGCCACCCACCCCGAGTCCCTGTTCAAGGACTGCAGCCACTACGTGGAACTGGTGTCACGCCCCCAACAGTTGCCCCAGGTACTGGAGCGTGCCATGCGCGTAGCGGTCAGCCGCCGGGGCGTGGCCGTGGTGGTGATCCCCGGTGACGTGGCGCTGGAATCGCTGGATGCACCGGTGAGCCAGTGGCTGGCACCGCAACCGCCGGTGGTGGTACCAGAGGCGCTGCAACTGGACGAGCTGGCGCACTTTCTCGAAGCCGGCAAGCGCATCACCCTGCTGTGCGGCGCGGGCTGCGCCGGCGCCCATGAGGAAGTGGTGGCGTTGGCGCGCCGGCTCAAGGCCCCCATCGTCCATGCCTTGCGCGGCAAGGAACACCTGGAATACGACAACCCCTACGACGTGGGCATGACCGGGCTGATCGGCTTCGCCTCGGGCTTCAACGCCATGAAGGCCTGCGACACCTTGCTGATGCTGGGCACCAACTTTCCCTATCGACAGTTCTTCCCCGAGCACGGCCGCGTGGCCCAGATAGACCTGCGCCCCGAGGCGTTGGGCAACCGTTGCCCGCTGAAACTGGGGGTGATCGGCGACGTGCGCCATACGCTGCAGCAACTGCTGCCACGGCTGGCGGAACGCACGGATACGGCACACCTGGACACGGCGTTGGCCGACTACGCCAAAACCCGCAAAGACCTGGACAACCTGGCCGAGAGCGGCCCGAACAGCGCGACTATCCACCCCCAATACGTCAGCCGCCTGGTCAGCGAGATGGCCGACGCCGACGCCATCTTCACCTGCGACGTAGGCACGCCTACGGCCTGGGCCGCGCGCTACCTGAAGATGAACGGCCAGCGCCGCCTGATCGGCTCCTTCAACCACGGCTCCATGGCCAACGCCATGCTCCAGGCCATTGGCGCCCAGGCCGCCTGCCCTGGCCGCCAAGTGGTGTCGCTGTCGGGCGACGGCGGCTTCAGCATGATGATGGGCGATTTCCTGACCCTCAAGCAGGCCAGGCTGCCGGTCAAGGTGATCGTGTTGAACAACGGCACCTTGGGCTTCGTGGAAATGGAAATGAAGGCCAGCGGCTTCGTCGACGTAGGCTGCGACCTGGAAAACCCCAACTTCGCTGCCATGGCCGAAGCCATGGGGGTCAAGGGCATTCGGGTCGAGAAGCCCCAGGACCTGGAAGCCGCCCTGGCCGAAGCTTTCGCCCACGACGGCCCGGTGCTGGTGGACGTGGTCAGCGAGCGACAGGAGTTGATCATGCCGCCGGAAATCACGGCGGCCAACGTCAAGGGTTTTGGCCTGTTCATGATGCGGGCGGTGCTCGATGGCCGCGCGAAGGAACTGGTCAACCTGGCCAAGGGCAATTGGTGGCGGTAA
- a CDS encoding 5-oxoprolinase subunit PxpA → MKRPLLNCDIGESFGAWTLGLDDEVMPLIDCANIACGFHAGDPGTMRRTVALAVRHQVRIGAHPAYPDLMGFGRRSMACSAQEIEDLVLYQVGALDAMCRAEGSRVQYVKPHGALYNDMMADPVRLRAVMNAVRAYDPQLPLMLMATADNRASQALADEVGLALWFEAFADRAYEPDGQLVSRRLPGAVHHDPQAVVAQALGLARGEPLVARDGSTLRLQVDTLCVHGDNPGSVAAVKQIREALDGLVA, encoded by the coding sequence ATGAAACGCCCCCTGCTCAACTGCGACATCGGCGAAAGCTTCGGCGCCTGGACCCTGGGCCTGGACGATGAAGTGATGCCGCTGATCGACTGCGCCAACATCGCCTGCGGCTTCCACGCCGGTGACCCCGGCACCATGCGCCGCACCGTGGCGCTGGCGGTCAGGCACCAGGTGCGCATCGGCGCCCACCCCGCCTACCCGGACCTGATGGGCTTTGGCCGCCGTAGCATGGCCTGCTCGGCGCAGGAAATCGAAGACCTGGTGCTGTACCAGGTAGGCGCCCTGGACGCCATGTGTCGTGCCGAAGGCAGCCGCGTGCAGTACGTCAAACCCCACGGCGCGCTGTACAACGACATGATGGCCGACCCGGTGCGCCTGCGTGCGGTGATGAATGCCGTGCGCGCCTACGATCCGCAGTTGCCGCTGATGCTCATGGCCACCGCCGACAACCGCGCCAGCCAGGCGCTGGCCGACGAAGTGGGGCTGGCCCTGTGGTTCGAAGCCTTCGCCGACCGCGCGTACGAGCCCGATGGCCAACTGGTCAGCCGCCGCCTGCCCGGCGCGGTGCATCACGACCCACAGGCAGTGGTGGCCCAAGCGCTGGGGCTGGCCCGTGGCGAGCCGCTGGTGGCCCGCGACGGCAGCACCCTGCGTCTGCAGGTCGACACCCTGTGCGTGCATGGCGACAATCCCGGCTCGGTGGCCGCCGTCAAGCAGATTCGCGAGGCGCTGGACGGGCTGGTGGCATGA
- a CDS encoding 5-oxoprolinase subunit B family protein: MTPAIEVAAIDCLTVRLFEVIDEANVPWLLAAADRLRGTFGAALVELVPSYTTLMLQYDLMQLDDAQARALCRQALVDLAPAQASSGRELALPVWYHPSVGPDLQALARQRGFSVDELIALHSGRPYSVFALGFAPGFAFMGLVDPRLASPRLATPRQKVAAGSVGIAERQTAIYPAVSPGGWNLVGRSPARLFDPSLEGFSLLRPGDRVRYVPVQREEFLRLGGDDTPMEATP, from the coding sequence ATGACCCCAGCCATCGAAGTCGCGGCCATTGACTGCCTGACCGTGCGCCTGTTCGAGGTGATCGACGAAGCCAACGTACCGTGGTTGCTGGCCGCCGCGGACCGGCTGCGCGGCACTTTCGGTGCCGCCCTGGTGGAGTTGGTGCCGTCGTACACCACGCTGATGCTGCAGTACGACCTGATGCAACTGGACGACGCGCAAGCCCGTGCCTTGTGCCGGCAAGCCCTGGTTGACCTGGCACCTGCGCAGGCGAGCAGCGGGCGCGAACTGGCGCTGCCGGTGTGGTACCACCCAAGCGTAGGGCCTGACCTGCAAGCCCTGGCTCGCCAGCGCGGCTTCAGCGTCGACGAACTGATCGCCTTGCACAGCGGCCGCCCGTACTCGGTGTTCGCCTTGGGTTTCGCCCCGGGGTTTGCCTTCATGGGCCTGGTCGACCCGCGCCTGGCCAGCCCACGCCTGGCCACGCCACGGCAGAAAGTGGCCGCCGGCAGCGTCGGTATCGCCGAGCGTCAGACGGCCATTTACCCCGCCGTATCGCCGGGTGGCTGGAACCTGGTAGGGCGCAGCCCGGCGCGGTTGTTCGACCCGTCGCTGGAGGGCTTCAGCCTGTTGCGCCCCGGCGACCGGGTGCGCTATGTACCCGTCCAGCGCGAAGAATTCCTGCGCCTGGGTGGCGACGACACCCCCATGGAGGCCACGCCATGA